GAAAAACGCAAGTCTTCTACTGGAGCAaaaagaaatcttcggtgaagaccaGAAGAAGATTCTTctccgacccaacgatgtcttcagagggtttcacaccatcccgttctcctccgagtcttcattcacacctcataaaaattttaactttttcttataaatacaattctatctatctatctgtttatctatctatctatatattcgatctatctatctatctatacattctatctatctatctatatatttcctttggggaaaagaaattacttaaGGAATATCCATTGGCGGAATAAAATTCGGTTTTGGAAAAAATTAGGAGTAGAGACGAACTTGTCTTCTTCAGGAGTAGAAAGTgagtttcggtgaagaccgagtgaatACTTTTCCCAAACCGAACGAAGATgtcttcaaagtctcgctctcattcaaattataatcggaatcagtttcaggagacgagctcgaagccaacgaagacttctccagtcttcaaaactccttcaatcttggagttgatatttctgcgaggacctacctcgatttcttcaaattatacctgatcaaagtcaagtgatctgcattctgtgTTTTACAACGATGTTCACAAACAACGCATTGAAAGCTATCagcgagtacgggaagaaatatctacttggaggtccctcttccgaagacgggtttcagaaccagcaaccccggttgatggaactggaaggactacgcctcattttgggaggtggtcttctgatgaggaaattctgggccgaggaggaaaagagtgaggagctcgagcctgtcttggaccaggaggaactcgacggaGTTTCTGAGGAGACGGAAGCTGTCATCAGTAGGAAAGATCCTTCActttccggcgaggaggaacagctgctgctgccaggaggcgcagggagtgttatctctaatagagatgtacaaGTTCAGGTACACCCTGGActtcttacctctaacagagataCAGACGTTCAGGTACAGACTGAACATCTTATCTATAACAGAGAGGTAGAAGTTCAGGTAGAGCCTGCACccatctctaacacagatgtaacagttcagactgacggagacaccgagattgaagatctcaggcgaaaGAATGAGACCATAGCTAAtgaacttgccaataaacaggctgtAATTGAAGCACATGAAAATCAACTTGTTGATTACTATCAATCAATCCAAGAGTTGAAAGCGGAACTGAAAATGGCTCGAAAGAAAAATGATATCCAAAATCAGATGGAGTCAGCACTTGTGAGAGAGAAGAaagctctgaaacaagagcttgaagataaaatgactttggatgaagaaaacacagtgaaaatagttcagttgaatgaggaactggaaaaggccaagaaggaaatcaaggctcatgacgagctgaaatcgatccttctggcagagaatgaagTTCTCAAAATATCCAATAAGGAACGCAGCTTCCTTAATAAAGAATTGGCTCTAgagaaaatcaaactagaaaaagagctgatggaggctcgtgttaatgatcagaaaagaagccaagAACACCAAAggctagtagaagagctgcagggagagatttctaaagctctagtacaaaatcatgagctaaaggaggcagtgttcacagtCACAAAAAAGAACGAAGGTCTTtgagaacaactggagaacaaaggtaaacgagaaaaaaatttgaacggtaagattgttcgaatgactAATGTAGAAGATcaaatgaaaaaagaattgtctgcagcgaaggatgtcatctcttcactgaagaaggaactttaGAAAAGAGATTTGGAAAACGCTATAAAAGATGAAGGAATGGGTGACGTTGAAAGGTGTGAAACTGCAGCAGAAGACGACAAGAGAgtagtcgttgtgaaggaagaaaaacaagaaggagaaggacctacaaggaaacttttggtaaggaaaccaaagaagaagaaaccaaaacgggacaagTTCTCTTGGGTCCCCCTTGGTCCCGTAGTTGGAAACAggcgaaaataaggttcataacgaacgaactcaggaggaaaaaatccaaaataattaagaagccagaaagaaagcaaataaaaatgaaaaaccaaaaaaaaaatataaataaaaaaaaaaaaattaaaaattaaaaaaagaaaaatttagataagaatacttttcatttttttttaagggaatattatcttatttttattttgtgaaaggaatatattcttaagttattttgtgaaaggaaaactatttttatttcatagcgacgttgcttattttataaaatgaatataccggtattattatttttgtgaaaggaatattattttatatatatatatattttttttaggtttaaggatgccaggcttaactgcccaggctaatgatgcttgccttaactgcctagcataattgtttgtctaaactgcctggcatattttttttttttttaggtttaaggatgccaggcttaactgcctaggctaattatgcttgccttaactgcctggcctattttttttttttttttaggtttaaggatggcagggttaactgcctaggctaatgatgcttgtcttaactacctggtatattttttcttttttttagggttaaggatgccaggcttaactgcctaagctaatgatgcttgtcttaactgcctaagctaatgatgcttgtcttaactgcctggcttatttttttttttttttttaggtttaaggatgccaggcttaactacCTAGGCTGATGATGCTTGtcctaactgcctggcctatttttttttttttttttttttttttttttttttttttaggtttaaggatgccaggcttaactgcctaggctaatgatgcttggcttaactgcctagcataatTATGCTTGCCTAAActacctggcatatttttttttttttaggtttaaggatgccaggcctaactgcctaggctaatgatgcttggcttaactgcctagcataatTATGCTTGCCTGAActacctggcatattttttttttttttaggtttaaggatgccaggcttaactgcctaggctaatgatgcttggcttaactgcctagcataatTATGCTTGCCTAAACtacctggcattttttttttcttttaggtttaaggatgccaggcttaactgcctaggctaatgatgcttggcttaactgcctagtaTAATTATgtttgtctaaactgcctggcatatttttttttttaggtttaaggatgccaggcttaactgcctaggctaattatgcttgccttaactgcctggcctattttttttttttttttaggtttatggaTGGCAGGGTTAACTGCccaggctaatgatgcttgtcttaactacctggcatatttttttttttttagggttaaggatgccaggcttaactgcctaggctaattatgcttgccttaactgcctggcctatttttttttttttttttaggtttatggaTGGCAGTGTTAACTGCccaggctaatgatgcttgtcttaactacctggcatattttttttttttttagggttaaggatgccaggcttaactgcctaggctaatgatgatTGTCTTAACCACCTGGTCTATTTTGTTTTAGGATGCCAggtttaactgcctaggctaatgatgcttgtcctaACTGCccggcatgtttttttttttttttttttttttttttttttttttttttttttttaaggattttaggcttaactggctagcctggtgatgcttggcttacctgcctggcATAATAatccttggcttaactgcctggcctagtgatttttgacttaactgaccggtctaatgatgtttagcttaactgcctggcctaataatgcttggcataactgcctatcctaaggatgcttggcttaactgcaaggcctaatgatgcttggcttaactgcctggcctaatgaggcttggcttaactgcctggcataatgatgcttggcttaactgcaagggctattgatgcttggcttaactgtctggcctaataatgcttggcttaactgcctggcaaaatgatgcttggcttaactgcctggcctagtgatttttggcttaactgccttgtctaatgatgcttggcttaactgcctggccttataatgcttggcttaactgcctggcaaaatgattCTTGGCTCAActgaaaggcctaatgatgcttggcctaTCTGCCTGGCCAGATGATGCTTtaattaactgcctggcctaatgatgcttggcttaactgccgagCCTAGTGATATTTGACTTAACTGACTGGCCTAGTGAttattggcttaactgcctgtcctactgatgcttggcttaactgcctggcctaaagatgcttggcttatctgcctggcctaataatgattggcttaactgcctggcctaatggtgcttagcTTAACTgtcttggctaaggatgtttggctcaactgacagggctatggatgtttggcttaactactttgtctgagcgtgtatggcttaactgcctggcctaaggatgtttggctgacctgccttatctaagaaggtttggcttaactacctgctCTATGTGTGGCTGatctgtccggaaaaaaccgaaacgcttaactggctggcctaagaagaagggcctaggtgactggacttaaaatgttggcatgaacgcctggactagggatgtttggcttaactgattTGTATAGGTGtgcgaggcttaactgcctgggctaaggttgtatggcttaaatgccttgccttaggaactatggcttagaggccatgcctaaagaagttttgcgtaactgcctcagctaaggatgtttggcttaactgactggcctaagaagtttggcttaactacctggcctaaggagGGACGGCTTCCCTAATGGCATAggaatgcttgtcttaactgcttggcctgataatgcttgagttaactgtattgcaaaaaaatacttggcttggatacctggcataaagaagcttgccttaaatgcctggcataaggatgcttagcttaaatgcctggcacaattatgcttgcctttgccaagcctaatgatgtttggtttaactgcagagcttaataatgaatggcttaaatgcctggcctactgataaatggcttaaatgcctggcctactGATAAATGGCTTAAAGGCCTAGCCTTacaatgaatggcttaaatatctAGTCtaaggatgaaaggcttaaatgcctagccttgtaatgaatggcttaaatgcgtGGCCTTATTATGAATGGCTCAAATGCTTGTCCATAAGAtgattggcttaaatgtctggccttaggatgaatggctaaaCTGCCTAGtctcataatgaatggcttaaatgcctagtctCATAATGAATGGCTTGAATGCAAGGCCTTATAATTAATGGCCTGAAAGCttagccttaggatgaatggcataaatgcctggccttaaaattaatggctaaaagcctggtcttgaaatgaatggcttaaatgcctggccttataatgaatagcctaaaagactggccttaggactaatggtttaaatgcctggccttataatgattggtttaaatgattggccttagtatgaatggcttaaatgcctagccttataatgaaatgcttagatgcctggccttaggatgaaaggcttaaatgcctggccttataatgtttggcttaaatgcctggccttaggatgaatgatttaaatgcctggccttaggatggaaggttaaatgcctggccagaGGACGAGTGGCTTAAATCCCTAGcctgaaaatgaatggcttaaatgtctggccttataataaatggcttaaatgcctggcctaaggatgctgggctttaggaaagggtcgtgggaaccaagctacaaatatagaagttggcaaaagcCACccgatgagccctttggtctgggcgaaacccttaagtagTCACAGTTgaaataatagtggtagtagtatgtatgaatggaatcaatatgtatgaatgtatttttatacataaatacatacacacatatataatatatgatttatatatatatatatatatatatatatatatatatatatatatatatatatatatatatatatatatatatatatataaatatatatatatacatatatatatatatatatatatatatatatatatatatatatatatatataaccacgaaAAGCAAGATGTAAATACTGGATCGAAGTCAGTCTTATCAGCGACATAATGTGACTcttaaagtactaactccaattaagtcttttaatttttcctttaatgactaatatgcataatttatgctcatcattagtcagctatcgtaatttttacgtacacacaaacacacacacccacatgtctcaatctttttataagtattattcaaaTCCTCGTTCTGTTGATGTAAGGAACATCTCttctttatcatattatttgcaaatctaaaacctctgctatttagaattgagtctgttatttccacacttaaaccaagatctttttggtctcccaatcattatatatatatatatatatatatatatatatatatatatatatatatatatatatactgtttatgtgtctctctctctctgtctctctctctctctctctctctctctctctctctctctctctctctctctctcatacacacacacacacacatatatatatatttatatatatatatatctatatatatatatatatatatatatgtatgtatgtatgtatacatatacaaatatatacgtgtatatatataaataaattgtacataatatacatatatattgatatatgtgtgtttatatacacacacatatatatatatatatatatatatatatatatatatatatatatatatatatatatatatattgtatatatacagagagagagagagagagagagagagagagagagagagagagacttcaaactgtttaaaatgaagctattacatctttttcttccaagaaaatttttttttttgttttaacaataattttattcttttaaacattgaaattttgataattatttaaaataccgaagggattaaagtgccgtatttcttgttgtttttaATCTCGTGAATTAATTAtccataatttttcattaatttaatcagtgcctttgattagtcacaattggattttatgattcatatgacatgataacttccttctcccatcctatcaccatcggtttaaaggtttaatggccgctcatgaatggcagagactgatatacatatgacatatatccatatgatcagcgcccaagccccctctccaaccaagctaggaccaaggagggccagtcagtggttgctgatgactcagtagatagacctacaggctcacccaaaactctaatccttagttaacaagaatagtgaggttgcagcgaccaaagaatctaacgagttcgagcggttctcgaaccccagccaggcgtcaccagtcagggacgttaccacatcggccacaacatcgAGAAAAAGGACATTTACTACTTAATGCTTTAGGATTTCAAagggtttatttcttcatttcctattcgcCAGTCAAATGGTGCTGTGACGTCATTAATTTCACTGGTCTCTCATAAAATAATTAAGAGAAGCTATTAATTAGACTGGCCTATATctaaccagcccccccccccccaccaaaacgGAGGTAATTAAGTATGACACGTGTCTGTGCCAGTTAATGCTGatgtcttattcttcttcttcttcttattattattattattattattactattattattattattattatcattattattattattattattatcattatcattattattattatttttttttcactattgtacgcgacccttcaaaataacgaataaatatttatatatgaacagacACCCGACACCCTCTCCCCAGGGTACGACTACATCCTCTCCCCGCTTCTTGCCTTTCCGTCTACCTAGACCTGTCTGACAGGTTTCAAGTTCAACGTCCGTTTTTCTCGCTACGTTTAAGCAAAGGAATGAAAACGACTCGCTGGAattaaagggcctcggttggatttcgtcagtcgtctctatcttgagctgtaaattcaatacttctccaatcatcatctcccacttcatgcttcatagttgtcagatatgtaggcctgggtctttcaacagaTTAATAAACGCCAGTGTGTCGAGCATGCTTTATTTCGTTGGTTAAAGATAAGTGTGGGACTGTTTTATAGATGCTACGTGTAGCAATGGCATCCCAAAAAAGCTTATAAAGTTCTCGCTTCCTTTccttcatcttgctttccaactcctCTACCTTTTACTTCATTATGCGGCTGTTGTTTCACCCGCTCCTCCCCTTATCTTGCATCAGCATTGAATGGCCTCCATAGCCCAGGAGCTTGGTAAATGGCCCAAATTCAATATATAATTCAGGTCAGATTTAGTGAGCAAAAAGAACGCTAATTTGAAAATTTTCCCTCAAAGAATCATCAGAGATCGATTaaagtttggtggaagatgatgcctttgctaGAAGGCAATAGAGAGGGCGCATCATGCAACCAACCCCTTTATGTAGGGTTGATGGTGTGAAAGAAGgatggagaggacggtgggaaagaaggttggagagggcgcattaggcaaccgaccccttgatgtacagATAACAGaggggaaagaaggttggagagggcgcattaggcaacagACCCCTTAATGCAGAGATAACATtgggaaagaaagttggagagggcgcattaggcaaccgaccccttgatgtacagATAATAGTGGGAAAGAGGGTttaagagggcgcatcaggcaaccgaccccttgatgtacagataaaagtgggaaagaaggttggagaggacacattaggcaaccgaccccttgatgtacagataacggtggggaagaaggttggagagggcgcattaggcaaccgtccCCTTGATGtacagataacagtgggaaagaaggttgaagagggcgcattaggcaaccgaccccttgatgtacagataacagtgggaaagaatgttggagagggcgcattaggcaaccgaccccttaatgcagagATAAcattgggaaagaaggttggagagggcgcattaggcaaccgaccccttgatgtacagataactgtgggaaagaaggttggagagggcgcattaggcaaccgacccctttgtTGTACAGATAATAGTGGGAAAGAAGGttagagagggcgcattaggcaaccgacccctttgtTGTACAGATaatagtgggaaagaaggttggagagggcgcattaggcaaccgtccCCTTGATGtacagataacagtgggaaagaaggttgaagagggcgcattaggcaaccgaccccttgatgtacagataacagtgggaaagaatgttggagagggcgcattaggcaaccgaccccttaatgcagagATAAcattgggaaagaaggttggagagggcgcattaggcaaccgaccccttgatgtacagataactgtgggaaagaaggttggagagggcgcattaggcaaccgacccctttgtTGTACAGATaatagtgggaaagaaggttggagagggcgcattaggcaaccgtccCCTTGATGTacagataacggtgggaaagaaggtgggagagggcgcattaggcaaccgaccccttgatgcagagataacagtgggaaagaaggttggagagggcgcattaggcaaccgtccccttaatgtaaggataacgatgggaaagtaagttggagagggcgcattaggcaaccgttCCATTGATGtacagataacagtgggaaagaaggttggagagggcgcattaggcaatcGACCCCTTGATGTACATATAACAGTGGGAGagaaggttggagagggtgcattaggcaaccgaccgcTTGATGtacagataacagtgggaaagaaggttggagagggcgcattaggcaaccgaccccttgatgtacagataacagtgggaaagaaggttggagagggcgcattaggcaaccgaccccttgatgcagagataacagtgggaaagaaggttggagagggcgcattaggcaaccgaccccttgatgtacatataacagtgggaaagaaggttggagagggcgcattagacaaccgaccccttgatgcagagatagtgggaaagaaggttgaagagggcgcattaggcaaccgaccccttgatgtacaaaaaacgttgggaaagaaggttggagagggcgcattaggcaaccgaccccttgatgctgagataacagtgggaaagaaggttggagagggcgcattaggcaaccgaccccttgatgcgaagataacagtgggaaagaaggttggagagggtgcattaggcaacaGACCCCTTGATGtacagataacagtgggaaagaaggttggagagggtgcattaggcaaccgaaCCCTTGATgcagagataacagtgggaaagaaggttggagagggcgcattaagcaaccgaccccttgatgtacagataacagtgggaaagaaggttggagagggcgcattaggcaaccgaccccttgatacagagataacagtgggaaagaaggttggagagggcgcattaggcaaccgaccccttgatgtacagATAACGGTGGccaagaaggttggagagggcgcattaggcaaccgaccccttgatgtacagataacagtgggaaagaaggttggagagggcgcattaggcaaccgaccccttgatgcagaaataacagtgggaaagaaggttggaaaggttgcatcaggcaaccttccccttaatgtaatgataacggtgggaaagaaagttggagaggctgcatcaggcaaccttccccttaatgtaaggataacggtgggaaaaaggttggagaggccgcatcaggcaaccttcccctttatgtaaggataacggtgggaaagaaggttggagaggccgcatcaggcaaccttccccttaatatatgtttaacggtgggaaagatggttggagaggccgcatcaggcaaccttccccctaatgtaaggataacggtgggaaagaaagttggagaggccgcatcaggcaaccttccccttaatgtaaggataacggtgggaaagaagtttggagaggccgcatcaggcaaccttccccttaatgtaaggataacggtgggaaagaaggttggagaggccgcatcaggcaaccttccccctaatgtaaggataacggtgggaaagaaggctggagaggccgcatcaggcaaccttccccctaatgtaaggataacggtgggaaagaaggttggagaggccgcatcaggcaaccttcccctttatgtaaggataacggtgggaaagaaggttggagaggccgcatcaggcaaccttccccttaatatatgtttaacggtgggaaagatggttggagaggccgcatcaggcaaccttcccgtTTATGTAAGGATaaaggtgggaaagaaggttggagaggccacatcaggcaaccttccccttaatgtaaggataacggtgggaaagaagtttggagaggccgcatcaggcaaccttccccttaatgtaaggataacggtgggaaagaaggttggagaggccgcatcaggcaaccttccccctaatgtaaggataacggtgggaaagaaggctggagaggccgcatcaggcaaccttccccctaatgtaaggataacggtgggaaagaaggttggagaggccgcatcaggcaaccttcccactaatgtaaggataacggtgggaaagaaggttggagaggccgcatcaggcaaccttccccctaatgtaaggataacggtgggaaagaaggttggagaggctgcatcaggcaaccttccccctaatgtaagaataacggtgggaagaaaggttggagaggccgcatcaggcaaccttccccctaatgtaaggataacggtgggaaagaaggttggagaggacgcatcaggcaaccttccccctaatgtaaggataacggtgggaaagaaggttggagaggccttatcaggcaaccttccccttaatgtaaggataacggtgggaaaaaggttggagaggccgcatcaggcaaccttccccctaacgtaaggataacggtgggaaaaaggttggataggccgcatcaggcaaccttcccctcaATGTATGGATAActgtgggaaaaaggttggagaggccgaattaggcaaccttccccttaatgtaaggatagcggtgggaaagaaggttggagaggccgcatcaggcaaccttctccttaatgtaatgataacggtgggaaaaaggttggagaggccgcatcaggcagccttccccctaatgtaatgataacagtgggaaagaaggttggagaggccgcatcaggcagcCTTcctcttaatgtaaggataacggtgggaaaaaggttggagaggccgcatcaggcaaccttccccttaatgtaagaataacggtgggaaagaaggttggagaggccgcatcaggcaaccttccccttaatgtaaggataaaggtgggaaagaaggttggagaggccgcatcaggcaaccttcccttTAATataatgataacggtgggaaaatgttggagaggccgcatcaggcaaccttctccttaatgtaaggataaaggtgggaaaaaggttggagaggccgcatcaggcaacctt
This DNA window, taken from Palaemon carinicauda isolate YSFRI2023 chromosome 10, ASM3689809v2, whole genome shotgun sequence, encodes the following:
- the LOC137648057 gene encoding early endosome antigen 1-like: MRKFWAEEEKSEELEPVLDQEELDGVSEETEAVISRKDPSLSGEEEQLLLPGGAGSVISNRDVQVQVHPGLLTSNRDTDVQVQTEHLIYNREVEVQVEPAPISNTDVTVQTDGDTEIEDLRRKNETIANELANKQAVIEAHENQLVDYYQSIQELKAELKMARKKNDIQNQMESALVREKKALKQELEDKMTLDEENTVKIVQLNEELEKAKKEIKAHDELKSILLAENEVLKISNKERSFLNKELALEKIKLEKELMEARVNDQKRSQEHQRLVEELQGEISKALVQNHELKEAVFTVTKKNEGL